From a single Sporosarcina oncorhynchi genomic region:
- a CDS encoding ATP-dependent DNA helicase, whose product MGNKMPFALSKEKSFYESLNDWIGDTLYDDLTEKGFECRDEQIFMAFQIEQALKEKKVLLAEAGVGTGKTIAYLLPAIAYARYTGKPALISCADETLIDQLVKKEGDIHKISEALNIDIDVRLAKARDQYVCLKRLDDTLDATDEEFAEIVHSELPEFVNGNGSLQSIYPYGERSDYPDLNDAQWNSINFNPIQQCSACDVRNRCGQTIHRNHYRDSADLVICSHDFYMEHIWTKESRKRQGQLALLPDVSMIVFDEGHLLEYSAQRALTYEVQNQTLLNLLERIMVDGIREETLQLMERLIDVHEHFFRLLKSNSQTSHDERIAISKSEELLATGKEAVSISTDLLEEFVFDGELYIIPEYDLKMVEEYLEQYIFSMELFISENDVVDWLEKREDEVTLIIMPRLVTDILQEKLFSSNIPIVFSSATFSVEEDFTYILDSLGIEDFLSFSVESPFDYEEKMQVIVTDVVENGKSRHVEDLLQDEQQTLLLFKSEQSMLDFQSQLTEEHTKQIAFEGDRELSAMIRDFQQKNVSVLCSYHLWEGLDVPQDALTRVIIYDLPFPPHDPLFDARRKNAEKPFEEVDLPFMLLRLRQGSGRLIRTSDDYGSVHILLEGKEQEMKDIISRLFPVEIQLTAAAL is encoded by the coding sequence ATGGGCAATAAAATGCCATTTGCGTTATCAAAAGAAAAGTCTTTCTATGAATCACTGAATGACTGGATTGGCGATACATTATATGATGATCTAACAGAAAAAGGTTTCGAATGCAGGGACGAACAAATTTTCATGGCATTTCAGATTGAACAGGCACTAAAGGAGAAAAAAGTGTTATTGGCAGAAGCTGGAGTCGGTACAGGGAAAACAATCGCTTATTTGCTCCCTGCAATCGCGTATGCGAGATACACTGGAAAACCTGCTCTTATTTCATGTGCAGACGAAACCCTCATAGACCAACTTGTAAAAAAAGAAGGCGATATTCATAAAATAAGTGAAGCGCTTAATATTGATATAGATGTGCGACTTGCTAAGGCGAGAGACCAGTATGTCTGTTTGAAACGACTTGATGATACACTCGACGCGACGGATGAGGAATTTGCAGAGATTGTCCATAGTGAACTGCCTGAATTTGTGAATGGTAATGGGTCACTTCAATCCATTTACCCATATGGTGAACGCTCAGATTATCCAGATTTGAACGATGCGCAATGGAATTCAATCAATTTCAATCCTATCCAACAATGTTCAGCTTGCGATGTGAGAAATAGATGTGGCCAAACAATCCATCGGAACCATTACCGTGATTCGGCAGACCTCGTTATCTGTTCACATGACTTCTATATGGAGCATATTTGGACGAAAGAATCTAGAAAACGCCAAGGGCAATTAGCATTGCTTCCAGATGTTTCAATGATTGTTTTTGACGAAGGTCATTTGCTCGAATATTCCGCACAGCGTGCATTGACGTATGAAGTCCAAAATCAGACATTATTAAATCTATTGGAACGGATCATGGTAGATGGGATTAGGGAAGAGACATTACAATTAATGGAACGTCTAATTGATGTACACGAACATTTCTTCCGACTATTGAAATCGAACTCTCAAACGAGCCATGATGAGCGGATCGCTATCAGTAAAAGTGAGGAACTGCTCGCGACAGGAAAAGAAGCTGTTTCCATCTCTACAGATCTTCTGGAGGAGTTTGTCTTTGATGGGGAATTGTATATCATTCCAGAATATGATTTGAAGATGGTTGAAGAGTATCTAGAGCAGTATATCTTCTCAATGGAGCTATTCATATCAGAAAATGATGTCGTTGACTGGCTTGAAAAGCGCGAGGATGAAGTGACATTAATTATCATGCCTCGTCTAGTTACAGATATTTTGCAGGAGAAGCTATTTTCGTCAAATATTCCAATTGTTTTTTCTTCAGCAACATTCTCCGTAGAAGAGGATTTCACTTATATACTCGATAGTCTAGGAATTGAAGATTTCTTATCTTTTTCGGTAGAATCGCCATTTGACTATGAAGAAAAGATGCAGGTCATTGTAACGGATGTCGTAGAAAACGGAAAATCCAGGCATGTGGAAGATTTGTTGCAAGATGAACAGCAAACCTTGCTGCTATTCAAATCTGAACAGTCTATGTTGGATTTCCAAAGTCAGCTCACTGAAGAGCATACGAAACAGATTGCTTTTGAAGGTGATCGAGAGCTGTCAGCGATGATACGTGATTTCCAACAGAAAAATGTATCCGTTTTATGTTCATACCATTTGTGGGAAGGTCTTGATGTTCCACAGGATGCGTTAACGCGGGTGATCATATACGATTTGCCATTCCCGCCACATGATCCATTATTTGATGCTCGCAGGAAAAATGCAGAAAAACCATTTGAAGAAGTTGATTTGCCATTTATGCTTCTTCGATTAAGACAAGGATCCGGCCGGCTGATCCGGACATCAGATGATTATGGTTCTGTGCATATCTTGCTCGAAGGTAAGGAACAAGAGATGAAAGATATCATTTCGAGGTTATTCCCTGTAGAGATTCAATTGACTGCTGCCGCATTATAA
- a CDS encoding THUMP domain-containing class I SAM-dependent RNA methyltransferase — MTNYKLVATSAMGLESIVADEVKELGFQTTTENGKIYFEGDETAIAKTNMWLRVADRVRIIVGEFKATTFDELFEQTKALPWEQYLPVDAEFPVAGKSVKSILYSVPDCQAIVKKAIVDRLNKAYGRTGFLDETGPLFKLEVSILKDKVTLTIDSSGTGLHKRGYRMSQGDAPLKETLAAALVKLTRWNPDRPFVDPFCGSGTIAIEAAMIGQQIAPGYNREFSSEHWPWMDQAIWDRVREESEDLAKYDQPLDIKGFDVDPRMIKVAQQNAVEAGFMDLIQWKQGDIQDLTLEGINGVLVGNPPYGERLGELEEAEELTSILGSIMENYPSWSVYMLSSLENFETMYGKKATKKRKLFNGFIRTDFYQYWGQRHK, encoded by the coding sequence ATGACAAACTATAAATTGGTTGCAACTTCAGCAATGGGACTTGAATCCATCGTTGCGGATGAAGTAAAGGAATTGGGTTTCCAGACAACTACTGAAAACGGAAAAATCTATTTTGAAGGTGATGAAACCGCAATCGCTAAGACGAATATGTGGCTACGCGTTGCAGATCGTGTCCGGATTATCGTAGGCGAGTTTAAAGCAACGACATTTGATGAGCTGTTCGAACAGACAAAAGCATTACCTTGGGAACAGTATTTACCTGTAGATGCTGAATTTCCAGTAGCGGGAAAGTCCGTTAAGTCCATTTTATATAGCGTTCCCGATTGCCAGGCAATCGTTAAAAAGGCGATTGTCGACAGATTGAACAAGGCATACGGACGTACTGGTTTTCTGGATGAGACAGGACCTTTGTTCAAATTAGAGGTTTCAATTCTTAAAGATAAAGTTACCCTTACAATCGATTCAAGTGGAACTGGACTGCATAAACGCGGCTATCGGATGAGCCAAGGTGATGCCCCATTGAAAGAAACACTTGCAGCAGCACTTGTCAAATTGACTCGTTGGAATCCCGATCGTCCATTTGTAGATCCTTTTTGCGGTTCTGGTACAATCGCCATCGAAGCAGCAATGATCGGACAACAGATTGCTCCTGGTTATAATCGCGAGTTCAGCAGTGAACATTGGCCGTGGATGGATCAAGCCATTTGGGACCGGGTTCGCGAAGAGTCTGAAGATCTTGCCAAATACGATCAACCGCTTGATATTAAAGGTTTTGACGTAGATCCACGAATGATCAAAGTTGCTCAACAGAATGCCGTTGAAGCAGGATTCATGGATCTTATTCAGTGGAAACAGGGCGATATTCAAGATTTGACACTGGAAGGTATTAACGGTGTGCTAGTAGGTAACCCTCCTTATGGGGAACGTTTAGGAGAACTTGAAGAAGCCGAGGAACTGACAAGTATTCTTGGCTCTATCATGGAGAACTATCCGAGTTGGTCTGTCTACATGTTATCCTCATTGGAAAACTTCGAGACAATGTATGGCAAGAAGGCTACAAAGAAACGGAAATTATTTAATGGCTTTATCAGAACCGATTTTTATCAATATTGGGGTCAACGACATAAATGA
- the gpsB gene encoding cell division regulator GpsB, with protein sequence MEIKLDSKTILEKEFKTGMRGYNQEDVDLFLDQVIQDYEAFKKNISELRMENEKLKDELAIAAKRPATTNTNTTNFDLLKRISNLEKHVFGSKLYENE encoded by the coding sequence ATGGAAATAAAACTAGATTCTAAAACGATTCTTGAAAAAGAGTTCAAAACCGGCATGCGAGGCTATAACCAAGAAGATGTGGACTTGTTCCTGGACCAAGTCATTCAAGATTATGAAGCTTTCAAAAAGAACATTTCCGAATTGCGTATGGAAAATGAGAAGTTGAAGGATGAACTGGCTATCGCTGCAAAACGTCCTGCGACTACAAATACCAATACGACGAATTTCGATCTCTTAAAGCGAATCTCAAACTTGGAGAAACACGTCTTTGGCAGTAAGTTATATGAAAACGAATAA
- a CDS encoding ribonuclease H-like domain-containing protein: MSYEAKLMQMKKLVKKKAPLPLENQPDREHVIPPSPSYEDRWLSAGLVKEENEYGSVYKRVINYKPGYEHGNYELASLLHTVERWGKAKEDHPLAPDFKRPLVFFDTETTGLKGAGTLIFLMGFIEYTDTSFTLTQYVLPGPDHEAAFLYATNLWKYPMSVVMYNGKSFDMPQVQTRWTMNRNTLPPLLKHTEIDLLHGSKRIWKNEMDTFKLTAVEEEQLGFFREGDIPGYMAPIIYQDAVKNGRAEMLMKVLLHNEWDILSLVTLYIRTTDMLLLDSTEASSNADTNIGKWFTDLKSYDRSKEILSRVISEYGNDEPRAHYHIGFILKRDAHYSKAVDSFTIAANGLSGREKIIAYEELAKLYEHKMKELQSALKWTKNARELLEEGTDISERFKKRMRNNFEHREMRLMKKLFPGQAQ; the protein is encoded by the coding sequence ATGTCATATGAAGCAAAACTAATGCAGATGAAGAAGCTGGTGAAGAAGAAAGCCCCTTTGCCGCTGGAAAATCAACCTGATCGAGAACACGTTATCCCACCTTCACCATCTTATGAGGATCGATGGCTCAGTGCAGGGCTAGTGAAAGAAGAAAACGAATATGGATCCGTCTATAAGCGAGTTATCAATTATAAGCCGGGCTATGAACACGGAAACTATGAATTGGCGAGTTTACTTCATACGGTTGAACGATGGGGGAAAGCGAAAGAAGACCATCCGCTTGCACCAGACTTCAAAAGGCCTCTCGTCTTTTTCGATACAGAAACAACAGGACTTAAAGGCGCAGGCACCCTCATCTTCCTTATGGGCTTCATTGAATACACTGATACTTCATTCACGTTGACACAATATGTACTTCCCGGGCCTGACCATGAAGCAGCATTTCTCTATGCTACGAACTTGTGGAAGTATCCGATGTCGGTTGTCATGTATAACGGTAAAAGTTTTGATATGCCACAAGTCCAAACAAGATGGACAATGAACAGGAATACACTTCCACCTTTGCTCAAACACACTGAAATCGATTTATTGCACGGTTCCAAAAGGATTTGGAAAAATGAAATGGATACTTTTAAACTGACTGCAGTCGAAGAGGAGCAACTTGGTTTTTTCCGTGAAGGGGACATTCCCGGTTATATGGCACCCATCATCTATCAGGATGCCGTGAAAAACGGTCGTGCAGAAATGTTAATGAAAGTACTTCTTCACAATGAATGGGATATACTGTCGCTTGTCACGTTATATATCCGTACCACTGATATGCTTTTACTCGACTCGACCGAAGCATCTTCAAATGCGGATACGAATATTGGGAAATGGTTCACCGATCTGAAATCTTATGACCGAAGCAAAGAGATTCTTAGCAGAGTCATTTCGGAATATGGAAACGATGAGCCTCGCGCACATTATCACATCGGTTTCATATTGAAAAGAGATGCGCATTATTCAAAAGCGGTTGATTCATTCACGATAGCCGCAAATGGATTATCCGGAAGAGAAAAAATTATCGCATATGAGGAATTGGCCAAACTGTATGAGCATAAGATGAAAGAGTTGCAATCGGCTTTAAAATGGACTAAAAACGCCCGAGAGCTTTTAGAGGAAGGTACAGATATTTCTGAACGCTTCAAAAAAAGAATGCGAAATAATTTTGAGCACCGGGAAATGAGATTGATGAAGAAACTATTTCCCGGGCAAGCGCAGTAA
- a CDS encoding DEAD/DEAH box helicase, with translation MEVVDRLTTDPEISLNIVHHEKIEGKSATYAPFPERLHPSIVKALDKRGIKQLYSHQRDAFDLATSSQSITAVTPTASGKSLCYHLPVLQSILEDDSSRALYLFPTKALAQDQLADLHSLIEDSEETILSYTYDGDTAPGLRTKVRKSGHIVLTNPDMLHSGILPHHTKWVSLFENLKYIIIDELHTYKGVFGSHVAHVLRRLKRICNYYGSDPVFICTSATIANPKELAEALTNSSMQLITNNGAPAGVKHFIFYNPPVVHKTFGIRRSAILEVRDIASFLYREGIQTIIFAKSRVRVEMLVTYMKELTKKKLFDTTIMGYRGGYLPSERRVIEKRLRDGEIKTVVSTNALELGIDIGQLQACIMTGYPGNIASAFQQAGRAGRRQDDALIVYVAQSMALDQYIIQHPDYLLGQTPEEARIHPDNMLILMDHLKCASFELPFTMTELYGEFEVQELLAYLESEGILVKTSDKWHWMTDRFPASEISLRSASQENVVIIDKTVPKGTVVIGEMDRYSAMTLLHEEAIYIHQGKQYQVELLDWEEKKAYVREVDVDYYTDANLAVELKVISEDETALVGKAIVAYGDIAVLAIPTIFKKIRFDSHDNIGSGPISLPAEELHTSSTWYSFDTPDGWKESDLTDALTGAAYAIQSFIPLFVRCDRSDIHVVPQVKAVHTNRPTIFIYDSYPGGIGLSEKIFTRWEELLTMAAEHVRNCRCDNGCPVCIGAQEEGIRVKQDVLSLLRALTGGRKHVI, from the coding sequence ATGGAAGTCGTCGATCGGCTGACAACAGACCCTGAAATCTCTCTGAATATTGTCCATCATGAAAAGATTGAAGGTAAATCTGCAACATATGCTCCGTTTCCAGAACGTCTCCATCCTTCAATTGTTAAAGCTTTGGATAAAAGAGGTATCAAGCAACTATACAGCCATCAACGTGATGCGTTCGACTTGGCAACATCTTCCCAATCGATTACAGCTGTAACTCCCACAGCATCAGGTAAATCCCTTTGTTATCATCTGCCAGTGCTGCAAAGTATCCTGGAAGATGATTCTTCGCGTGCTTTGTATCTGTTTCCTACGAAAGCACTCGCACAGGACCAATTGGCAGATTTGCATAGTTTGATTGAAGATAGCGAAGAAACGATATTAAGTTATACGTATGACGGAGATACGGCGCCGGGTCTTAGAACAAAAGTGCGCAAGTCGGGCCATATCGTTTTGACGAATCCCGATATGCTCCATTCAGGCATATTGCCGCATCATACAAAATGGGTATCGCTCTTTGAAAACTTGAAGTATATCATCATTGATGAGTTGCATACGTACAAAGGGGTCTTTGGAAGTCATGTGGCACACGTCTTAAGAAGATTGAAAAGAATTTGCAATTATTATGGATCTGACCCCGTTTTCATCTGCACATCAGCTACTATTGCTAATCCGAAAGAACTTGCAGAAGCACTAACCAATTCTTCGATGCAGCTCATCACAAATAACGGTGCACCTGCAGGCGTGAAGCATTTCATCTTCTATAACCCTCCAGTTGTTCACAAGACGTTCGGTATCAGACGCAGTGCAATTCTAGAAGTACGTGATATCGCCTCATTTTTATATCGAGAAGGCATTCAGACAATCATTTTCGCGAAAAGTAGAGTACGTGTAGAAATGCTCGTTACTTATATGAAGGAATTGACGAAGAAAAAACTGTTTGACACAACAATCATGGGATACAGGGGAGGATACTTGCCGTCCGAGCGAAGAGTGATTGAAAAACGATTACGTGATGGAGAAATAAAAACCGTTGTCAGTACAAATGCATTGGAACTCGGTATCGATATCGGACAGTTGCAAGCATGTATTATGACGGGTTACCCAGGCAATATCGCAAGCGCATTCCAGCAAGCGGGCAGGGCGGGGAGAAGACAGGATGATGCATTAATCGTCTATGTTGCTCAGTCAATGGCACTGGATCAATACATCATACAACATCCCGACTACTTATTGGGACAGACTCCTGAAGAAGCGAGGATCCATCCGGACAATATGCTGATCTTAATGGATCATCTGAAATGCGCTTCTTTTGAATTACCTTTTACAATGACTGAACTATACGGGGAGTTCGAAGTCCAAGAACTTCTTGCTTATTTAGAAAGTGAAGGAATTCTCGTAAAGACGTCTGATAAATGGCATTGGATGACGGATCGGTTTCCAGCAAGTGAAATTAGTTTACGTTCAGCTTCTCAAGAAAATGTTGTCATCATCGATAAAACAGTTCCAAAAGGTACGGTTGTCATCGGAGAAATGGACAGATACAGTGCTATGACACTTTTGCATGAAGAGGCAATCTATATTCATCAAGGCAAGCAATACCAAGTGGAACTGCTAGACTGGGAAGAGAAGAAAGCATACGTCAGAGAAGTAGATGTCGATTATTATACAGATGCTAATTTGGCCGTCGAGTTAAAAGTAATTAGCGAGGATGAAACAGCTCTAGTCGGAAAAGCAATAGTCGCATACGGAGATATAGCCGTTTTGGCGATTCCTACAATATTTAAAAAAATTCGGTTTGACTCACATGACAATATCGGTTCGGGTCCGATTTCTTTACCAGCAGAAGAACTTCATACATCATCTACATGGTATTCATTTGATACACCAGACGGTTGGAAAGAGTCCGATTTAACGGATGCTCTAACCGGTGCAGCGTATGCTATACAATCTTTCATTCCGCTATTTGTCCGATGTGACCGCTCTGATATTCATGTCGTCCCTCAAGTGAAAGCTGTTCATACAAATCGACCGACGATTTTTATATATGACAGCTATCCTGGTGGAATCGGTTTAAGTGAGAAGATATTTACGAGATGGGAAGAATTATTAACTATGGCTGCTGAACATGTTCGCAATTGCAGATGTGATAATGGTTGTCCGGTATGCATTGGGGCTCAAGAAGAAGGGATACGAGTGAAACAGGATGTATTATCTCTTCTTCGCGCATTAACTGGGGGACGTAAACATGTCATATGA
- a CDS encoding YppE family protein has protein sequence MLTLQEKTIQLLAVCEECLERHTKMRETGHEPDFFTEVKPYADVNHRLLEEWADEVRELIRNERPKYVHIHQVESLNDSMKQFIVQSFYSKTGKKRFILSINSATYTFKTVLKALQDEGGEDN, from the coding sequence ATGTTAACTTTACAAGAAAAAACGATCCAACTCCTTGCTGTTTGTGAAGAATGTCTTGAGAGACATACAAAAATGAGAGAAACGGGACATGAGCCAGATTTCTTTACTGAAGTTAAACCATATGCGGATGTAAATCATAGATTACTGGAAGAATGGGCTGATGAGGTACGGGAACTCATCAGGAACGAACGACCAAAATATGTCCACATTCATCAAGTCGAGTCATTGAATGATTCAATGAAGCAGTTTATTGTTCAATCTTTTTATTCAAAGACAGGAAAAAAACGGTTTATCCTTTCCATTAACTCAGCAACATATACATTTAAAACAGTTTTAAAAGCGTTGCAAGATGAAGGGGGAGAGGACAATTGA
- the recU gene encoding Holliday junction resolvase RecU → MTIRYPNGKKYEPTQHPIARKKTNLSFSNRGKALEDELNESNEYYLSRSIAVIHKKPVPVQIVHVKYPARSAAVITEAYFRSPSTTDFNGIWRGKYIDFEAKETTSRTSFPLNNIHEHQVEHMKKVTELDGIAFLIIKFTALERYFIVPYEYFEEKWDRKIAGGRKSMTLTEIEDMSIEIQAGFNPRLDYLAALEQHLQSPIKERIERQENE, encoded by the coding sequence TTGACAATAAGATATCCTAACGGAAAAAAATACGAACCCACACAACATCCGATAGCCAGAAAGAAAACCAATCTTTCATTCAGTAACCGAGGGAAAGCATTGGAAGACGAGTTAAATGAATCCAATGAATATTATCTATCCAGAAGCATTGCTGTCATCCATAAAAAACCAGTTCCAGTTCAAATCGTACACGTCAAGTACCCCGCGCGTAGCGCAGCAGTTATTACAGAAGCTTATTTCAGATCACCATCGACTACAGACTTCAACGGTATATGGAGAGGAAAATATATAGATTTTGAAGCAAAAGAAACGACTAGCCGCACTTCCTTTCCATTGAATAATATACATGAACACCAAGTCGAGCACATGAAAAAGGTAACAGAACTTGACGGAATTGCTTTTCTTATTATAAAATTCACCGCATTGGAACGTTATTTTATCGTTCCATATGAATATTTCGAGGAAAAGTGGGATAGGAAAATAGCAGGTGGCCGTAAATCGATGACACTCACTGAAATCGAAGACATGTCAATCGAAATACAGGCAGGATTCAATCCACGGCTTGATTACTTGGCTGCTTTAGAACAACACTTGCAGTCGCCAATAAAAGAACGCATTGAAAGGCAGGAAAATGAATGA
- a CDS encoding PBP1A family penicillin-binding protein — protein sequence MSDQMNSRAARRQQMENERKHGSKKKPKKNNKMIIKKILLGIVALGLAILVGGAGLFAFYASSAPDLDEKLLKDPLTSNFADMNGDIFMKFGQEKREFVPYEDIPEEMRDAILATEDVRFFKHHGMDFWRLGGAVIANFRSGFGSQGASTLTQQVIKNSFLSDQKTLKRKAQEAWLAFKLEREYKKEEIFEMYFNKILMGGLVHGFGTAADSFYGKRLDELELHEMAMLAGLPQSPNGYNPFKNPERAEKRRNIVLGLMYKHDKITKEEMEAAIAIPVTQTLLPEDQRKDTQNSKYLAYVDIVLDELEAAGMTDLLSEGVTIQTALDPKAQQSVENAINTATYESEEMQAGMTVLNTKTGEIVAIGGGRNYSGRNLNFASGDNQRQPGSVIKPILSYGPIIENESWSTGQIVVDEPYKYKGTDVSIQNVDGKYHGAMTIREALYKSRNIPAVKVFEESGTKKASAFANKLGFNYEKMDSSNSLGGGTYEVSTMQMAGAYAAFGNGGIYTKPHAVKKVILRDGKTERGLTPDPVAAMKDSTAYMITDILRDVISMGTGKTANVQGLDMAGKTGTTNYSSDQKQKYNLKNTDVPDSWFTGYTTEYTISVWGGYKDYATPIRSTGEGGRAVPQTLFRTVMTELVAGKTTPHFKQPSSVEETRIIKGSNPIVLAGNTIPDDMTSKELFVRGTLPTEVEEIEVLTEIEAPTGLSANYDEGSQSISLQWSHNAPDEELFDGQVQFDVFVAVDGSEEQKMTSTEENSVTFSGAEPGRTYVFRVIARAGDLESSPASTSLLIEEQIEEPEIDEEEFEEDQNDDQNENNNNNGNNGNNNNNGNNGNNGNNNDGGSGNNNGSSDGSSGNDGSNPGTGGSEPGAGGNTGGTDDSGDE from the coding sequence ATGAGTGACCAGATGAATTCGCGGGCAGCTCGCCGTCAACAGATGGAAAATGAGCGTAAGCACGGGAGTAAGAAAAAACCTAAAAAGAACAACAAAATGATTATAAAGAAAATATTGCTCGGGATAGTTGCGCTAGGTTTAGCAATTTTAGTAGGTGGCGCAGGCTTGTTTGCATTTTACGCAAGCAGTGCCCCTGATCTTGACGAGAAATTGTTAAAAGATCCACTAACATCAAATTTTGCAGACATGAATGGCGACATATTCATGAAATTCGGCCAAGAGAAAAGAGAGTTCGTTCCCTACGAAGATATTCCTGAAGAAATGCGGGATGCGATACTGGCAACTGAAGATGTTCGGTTCTTCAAACACCACGGAATGGATTTCTGGAGACTTGGTGGTGCAGTTATTGCAAACTTCCGTAGTGGATTCGGTTCACAAGGTGCTTCCACACTGACCCAACAAGTCATCAAGAACTCTTTCCTTTCGGATCAGAAAACATTGAAAAGGAAAGCGCAGGAAGCGTGGCTAGCTTTTAAACTTGAAAGGGAATACAAAAAAGAAGAAATCTTTGAGATGTATTTCAACAAAATTCTTATGGGTGGATTAGTGCACGGTTTCGGGACCGCTGCGGATAGTTTCTACGGCAAGCGTCTGGATGAACTCGAACTTCACGAAATGGCAATGTTGGCAGGTTTGCCACAGTCGCCTAATGGTTATAATCCATTCAAAAATCCGGAACGAGCTGAAAAACGCAGAAATATTGTGCTCGGTCTTATGTACAAACATGATAAAATTACAAAAGAAGAGATGGAAGCGGCAATAGCAATCCCGGTAACGCAGACACTTCTTCCTGAAGATCAGCGTAAAGACACTCAAAACTCGAAATACCTTGCATATGTAGATATCGTATTAGATGAATTGGAAGCAGCAGGTATGACGGATCTTCTGTCCGAAGGGGTGACCATTCAAACAGCTCTAGATCCGAAAGCGCAGCAATCTGTGGAAAATGCAATCAATACTGCTACTTATGAGTCTGAAGAGATGCAAGCTGGAATGACGGTATTGAATACGAAAACAGGTGAAATTGTTGCGATAGGCGGCGGAAGGAATTATAGCGGTAGAAACTTGAACTTTGCATCAGGTGATAACCAGAGGCAACCCGGTTCGGTTATTAAGCCCATTCTTTCTTATGGTCCTATTATCGAAAATGAAAGTTGGTCAACAGGTCAAATCGTTGTCGATGAGCCATATAAATACAAAGGTACTGATGTTTCAATCCAGAACGTGGATGGCAAATATCATGGTGCGATGACAATCCGCGAGGCGTTATATAAATCGCGGAATATACCTGCAGTAAAAGTATTTGAAGAATCGGGAACAAAAAAAGCTAGTGCATTCGCAAATAAACTTGGCTTTAACTACGAAAAAATGGATTCCTCCAACTCGCTTGGTGGAGGCACATATGAGGTTTCAACTATGCAAATGGCTGGTGCATACGCAGCTTTCGGTAATGGTGGAATTTACACAAAACCACACGCTGTAAAAAAAGTCATTTTACGTGACGGAAAAACGGAACGAGGTCTTACTCCTGACCCCGTAGCAGCCATGAAAGATTCAACTGCTTATATGATTACGGATATCCTGCGCGATGTCATTTCAATGGGGACTGGCAAAACAGCCAATGTTCAAGGATTGGATATGGCAGGTAAAACAGGGACAACAAACTATTCATCCGACCAAAAGCAGAAATACAATCTAAAAAATACTGACGTCCCTGATAGCTGGTTCACCGGTTATACGACAGAATACACAATTTCCGTCTGGGGAGGTTACAAAGACTATGCGACACCAATACGATCAACCGGAGAAGGTGGTCGTGCAGTTCCTCAAACATTATTCCGAACAGTAATGACGGAATTAGTCGCCGGGAAAACGACTCCTCACTTCAAACAACCGAGTTCGGTTGAAGAAACTAGAATTATCAAAGGATCGAATCCAATCGTTTTAGCAGGTAATACAATACCTGACGATATGACTAGCAAAGAATTGTTTGTACGTGGCACACTTCCGACTGAAGTTGAAGAAATAGAAGTGCTTACGGAGATTGAAGCTCCTACTGGTCTTTCAGCGAACTACGATGAAGGCAGTCAATCGATTTCGTTGCAATGGAGCCATAACGCACCTGATGAAGAGCTATTTGATGGTCAAGTGCAATTTGATGTATTTGTTGCAGTAGATGGCAGTGAAGAGCAAAAAATGACGTCTACTGAAGAAAACTCTGTCACGTTTTCGGGAGCTGAGCCAGGTCGAACGTACGTCTTCCGAGTAATTGCACGTGCGGGTGATTTGGAGAGTAGCCCGGCATCCACTTCCCTTCTCATTGAAGAGCAGATTGAAGAACCTGAAATAGATGAAGAAGAGTTCGAAGAAGATCAAAATGATGATCAGAATGAGAACAACAACAACAATGGGAATAACGGCAACAACAATAATAATGGAAACAACGGTAACAACGGAAATAACAATGATGGCGGTAGTGGAAACAATAATGGTTCCTCCGATGGGTCAAGCGGAAATGATGGCTCAAATCCTGGAACTGGCGGTAGTGAACCTGGAGCCGGCGGGAACACTGGTGGAACCGATGATAGTGGCGATGAATAA